GGTGGAGGTGATCGTGCTGGATGAGCGCAATATGCAGTTCGTTCTGCCCAGCGCGTTTGCGCCCTTTACGGATTATCTAAGCTTTGGCGTGCTGCCGCAGCACATTCTGGGCAACCTCAGCCCCACCGAGCTGCTCAACGCACCTTACAACCTTCAACCAGTGGGCTCTGGCCCCTTCCGCTTCGAAGAATTGCTCTCGGAGGAGGGCCAGATCGCCGGGGTGAGCCTGCGAGCCTGGGACGGCTACTATGCCGGGCGCCCCTTCCTCGATCAGGTGATCTTCAACCTGTACGATAGCTCCGAAGACGCGTATGCGGCCTACCAGCGCGGGGATGTGATGGGAGTCAGTTACCTCAGCCCGCAGGTGCTCAACGAAGCGCTCAACGACCCCAATATCAGCATTTATTCCAGCCGCTTGCCGCGGCTGACCCTGCTGCTGTTCAACTTGGGCAGCAATGAAGTGCCGTTCTTCGAAGAGCAGGCGGTGCGTAAAGCGATCTTTGCTGGGATTAACCGCCAATGGATTGTTGACCAGTTCCTCGGCGGCCAGGCTTTCCTGGCCGAGGGGCCGATCCTTCCCGGCACCTGGGCCTACAACGAGAACCTGCCGCGCATCGCCTATGACCGTGACGCCGCGCTGACGGAGTTGCGCCAGGCTGGCTACTCCATCCCGGCCAGCGGCGGCGAGATCCGCAGCAAGGACGGCATCAGCCTCAGCTTCCAATTGGTCTACCCTGATACGCCGCTGCATGCGCAAATTGCTGCCAGCATCCAGAGCGATCTGGCCGCCCTGGGGATGGATGTGCGCCTGTTGGCCGTGCCGTATGCTGACTTGATCAGCAATTATCTTGAGCCGCGTACCTACCAGGCCGCACTGGTAGATTTGAACCTCTCCAGCTACCCGGATCCTGACCCGTACCCCTTCTGGCACCAAGCGGCCATCTCGGGTGGGCAAAATTACGCCCGCTGGGATGATCGCCGCGCCAGCGAATACCTGGAAGAAGCACGCGTCTCGGTGGATACGCTGAAGCGGATACGCTTGTATCGCAACTTCCAAAATCACTTCATCAATGAAGTGCCAGCCGTGCCGCTGTACTTCCCCGTGTATAGCTACGGGGTCTCCCCATTGGTGCGCGGGGTTTCGATGGGGCCGCTGTTCCAAACCAGCGATCGCTTTGCAACTCTGTCCGAATGGTTCCTAGTAGCCCGCAGCCAATTGGATGAGCTGGAGCCTACCGCCCAGCCGCAGCAACCGGATAGCGAAACACCGGCCAGCGATAGCCCACAGCAATAAAAACGCCCATCAGGGCGTTTTCATTGCGCCGCGTACAGCCGGCGGTAGATATCGTAGATCTCGTAGATGCTGCGCAAATGCTCGCGCGTCTCAGTGAACTGGATGATCTCCACGAAGAGATCCGCATCCCCCTTGGCCTGCTCCTGCCAATAGATCGCATTACCGGCCCCGGCGTTGTAGGCCGCCAAAGCAACGTAAATATCGCCATCGAAGGCATTCAATTGGCGCGCCAAGTACTCAACGCCCAGGCGGATGCTTACATTGGCACGGTAGAGATCCTCGTCGCTGTAATTGGGCGGCCAGCCACTCAGCGTTGCCATCTCCTGTCCGGTGACAGGCACAATTTGCAGCAAGCCGCGCGCCCCAGCCGACGAGGTGACAAAGCCCTCGTACAAGCTCTCCTGGCGCATCATGCTATAAACGAACAGCGGGTCGATGCTGCGCCGTGCGCTATCTGTCTCCACCAGGTTCTGATAGTACAAGCCAAAGCGAATACGGTTGAAGTACATCGGGGCTTGCATGGTTTCGGCATCACTGAGCCCGGCCATGTTCAACACCTCGCGGGCGGCGAAGACCGCGCTGCGATACAGCCCCAGCTCCACCAAGTGATTGGCCAGGCGATACGAATTGGCCGCATCAGTCGCCAAATCCGCCCGCAGGCTCTCGAACTCCACCCGGGCTTGCTGGTAGCGGCCCAGTTGCCACAGCTCGGTGCCGCGCACAAAGCGCACATCCTGCCACAACGGGCCAGGCTGGCTGAGGTCTACATCGTTGGGGATGTTGAAGGTGCTGCGCAGCCAGGCCTCGGCCTGGTTGCGCTCGGTCACCAGGTCCACCTGGCGGTGGTAATCGGCAGGCGGCGAGAAGGGCGCCAGGCCGGCCAGGATGTCGGCAGCGCGCTCACTGTAATAGCCAGTCGGGTCAATTTGGGCCGTGGTACGCCAGGTGGTTTCGGCGGCGGCAGAGTCGCCCTGCGCCTGCTGTGCTTTGCCGATCCAGAATTGGCTTTGCGCCTGCTGCTCCAGGCTCAGGCTGGCCTGGTTGCTGCGGGCGAACAAGCTTTGGGCGGCCACGTATTCGCCCAGGCGATAGCGGGTGATGCCCGCCATGAATAGCGCATCGTAGGCGTATTCTGAGGCGGGGTACTCGTTGGCTACGCGCGGCAAGATCTCCGCCGCGCGGGTCAGCCGCCCGCCAATCTCGGCAATCAGGCCGGCCTGGTTGAGCAGGCGCGCCGCATTCGGTTCGCCGGCGTGGGCCACCACAAAGCCCTCCAGCGTGGCGATGGCCGCATCGTAGTTGTCCATGTAGCGCCACTGGATGTCAGCCTTCTGCCAATACCCATCCACCCAGTGCTCGCCCAACGGGTGCTCGGCCAGCATACTATCCAGTTCGCTGATCGCGGCGGCATAGTCCTCCGTGTTGCGCAGCGCCAGGGCGCGGAAGTAATGGGCGGTGTCCGCATGGTCAGCCGGGGCGCTGGCCAGGTAACGGTCAAAGGCGGCAATCGCCACCAGGTAGAGCTCGTTAGCCGTGCTGCCACTGCTGTTAACGCCGGCATAGTAATCCACCAGCCCGCGCTGCAATTCATCCACCGGTTGGTTGG
The DNA window shown above is from Anaerolineales bacterium and carries:
- a CDS encoding peptide ABC transporter substrate-binding protein; protein product: MRKLRWQLILVGLALAAIAILLLARQPLLRGLGAEPGQGGTYIEGLVGTIGRLNPLLDDANPADQDIDRLIFSGLLRYDERGNPQPDLAEAWGVSITGETYNITLRPNLTWHDGAALTTQDVAFTIDLMRNAELPIAADLRALWAKVEVIVLDERNMQFVLPSAFAPFTDYLSFGVLPQHILGNLSPTELLNAPYNLQPVGSGPFRFEELLSEEGQIAGVSLRAWDGYYAGRPFLDQVIFNLYDSSEDAYAAYQRGDVMGVSYLSPQVLNEALNDPNISIYSSRLPRLTLLLFNLGSNEVPFFEEQAVRKAIFAGINRQWIVDQFLGGQAFLAEGPILPGTWAYNENLPRIAYDRDAALTELRQAGYSIPASGGEIRSKDGISLSFQLVYPDTPLHAQIAASIQSDLAALGMDVRLLAVPYADLISNYLEPRTYQAALVDLNLSSYPDPDPYPFWHQAAISGGQNYARWDDRRASEYLEEARVSVDTLKRIRLYRNFQNHFINEVPAVPLYFPVYSYGVSPLVRGVSMGPLFQTSDRFATLSEWFLVARSQLDELEPTAQPQQPDSETPASDSPQQ
- a CDS encoding tetratricopeptide repeat protein; this encodes MPRRAILLTVLALTLSSLACNLQRVLDPSLPTSTLPSVQILPSATAQPAATPTLTNQARVQSADQLFFYGDWEAALAEYQRVLQSDETSLHAAAQLGIGRAYAKLGRASEASRALNAVLEQYPGSSEAAGAHFALAELYAAANNSAAADAEYQAYLALRPELLAAYVHEQRGDVLQAGGDLAGAQAAYEQALAAPRLGDTLALQVKLGKLHTARGDHQAAILAYQNVYTTTANDYLKADMDLLMGRAYLALGDSAQAYALFNDAVAKFPLSYSSYAALVELVNANQPVDELQRGLVDYYAGVNSSGSTANELYLVAIAAFDRYLASAPADHADTAHYFRALALRNTEDYAAAISELDSMLAEHPLGEHWVDGYWQKADIQWRYMDNYDAAIATLEGFVVAHAGEPNAARLLNQAGLIAEIGGRLTRAAEILPRVANEYPASEYAYDALFMAGITRYRLGEYVAAQSLFARSNQASLSLEQQAQSQFWIGKAQQAQGDSAAAETTWRTTAQIDPTGYYSERAADILAGLAPFSPPADYHRQVDLVTERNQAEAWLRSTFNIPNDVDLSQPGPLWQDVRFVRGTELWQLGRYQQARVEFESLRADLATDAANSYRLANHLVELGLYRSAVFAAREVLNMAGLSDAETMQAPMYFNRIRFGLYYQNLVETDSARRSIDPLFVYSMMRQESLYEGFVTSSAGARGLLQIVPVTGQEMATLSGWPPNYSDEDLYRANVSIRLGVEYLARQLNAFDGDIYVALAAYNAGAGNAIYWQEQAKGDADLFVEIIQFTETREHLRSIYEIYDIYRRLYAAQ